In one window of Candidatus Scalindua sp. DNA:
- a CDS encoding M48 family metallopeptidase produces the protein MSNNEKDKALHLSKKYSAQKNISLLSGACVTILYLVFMALLGSNILKYYLWFITTNQYLLIALYLFAFILLLELFTMPLQLYSGFILEHLFKLSNQTFLGWIRDELKKFLLSVVFLIFLGEIMYLFLRNFPGSWWILTSIVWIFFSIIMAKLAPVLILPLFYKMVPIERVDIKEGFLKLAEGTGITIEGVYKINLSKNTKKANAALAGLGSTRRVLLGDTLLESYSSAEINSVFAHELGHHVYHHIWKLLAIGVITSFAGFALCHYVVINVLTYFGFQYIHDIAAFPLLCIVFAFFGLLLLPIQNACSRRWERACDKYAIIKTNNPQAFISTMNKLADQNLADRAPNRIIELLFYDHPPIAKRIEVAKNFL, from the coding sequence ATGTCGAATAACGAAAAAGATAAGGCTTTGCATCTATCTAAAAAATATTCTGCACAAAAAAATATATCACTATTGTCAGGTGCGTGTGTTACTATTTTATATCTGGTATTTATGGCACTCTTAGGTTCAAATATCCTCAAGTACTACCTCTGGTTTATTACGACCAATCAGTACCTCCTGATCGCCCTTTACCTCTTTGCCTTCATTCTTTTGCTTGAACTGTTCACAATGCCCCTTCAGCTCTATAGCGGGTTTATTCTTGAACATCTATTCAAATTGTCTAATCAGACATTTCTGGGGTGGATCAGGGACGAGCTCAAGAAATTTCTCCTTTCAGTTGTTTTCCTTATTTTTTTAGGAGAGATAATGTACCTGTTCCTGAGAAATTTTCCAGGTTCATGGTGGATCCTTACCTCAATAGTCTGGATTTTCTTCTCGATCATTATGGCAAAGCTTGCTCCGGTACTTATCTTGCCGCTCTTTTATAAAATGGTGCCTATTGAGAGGGTAGATATCAAAGAGGGGTTTCTCAAGCTTGCGGAAGGCACAGGCATAACTATTGAGGGGGTCTATAAAATTAATCTGAGTAAAAACACAAAGAAGGCGAATGCTGCACTTGCAGGTCTTGGGAGCACGAGGAGGGTGCTCTTGGGTGATACTCTATTAGAATCATATTCATCTGCTGAGATAAACTCCGTTTTTGCTCACGAATTAGGCCACCATGTATACCATCACATATGGAAACTTTTAGCTATTGGAGTTATAACGAGCTTTGCAGGATTTGCATTGTGTCATTATGTGGTGATAAATGTACTGACATATTTCGGATTCCAATATATCCACGATATAGCGGCATTTCCTCTTCTCTGTATTGTTTTTGCCTTTTTTGGATTACTTCTGCTGCCAATTCAGAACGCCTGCAGCAGGAGGTGGGAGCGCGCATGTGACAAATACGCGATAATAAAGACAAACAATCCTCAGGCCTTTATTTCTACGATGAACAAGCTGGCAGATCAAAATCTTGCGGACAGGGCTCCTAACAGAATTATTGAATTACTTTTTTACGACCATCCTCCAATAGCAAAACGAATTGAGGTGGCGAAGAACTTTCTCTAG
- a CDS encoding PfkB family carbohydrate kinase, protein MRYEVVGLGQCSVDYLGRVEKYPGINMKREVADLTIQGGGPVATALVTLSRLGVSTSFIGKISDDYFGKLIQDGLREEGVNIDHLVVENGKKSQFAFIPIEKKSGERTIFWSKATVSPFSPEEVNKDLIRCARVLHLDELMIEGSLEAARCARDAGVLVAVDAGSFREGSLEVAGLADYYITSEDFVCQFYHRDAAEEAARELLKLGPKAVIVTLGDKGSLTVTNREFFYLPAFQVKAVDTTGCGDVFHGAFIYGLLKNWELRRAVRFASAAAALKCRKIGGRTAIPNLQEVNGFLKNDGQVR, encoded by the coding sequence ATGAGATATGAAGTAGTCGGATTAGGGCAGTGCTCTGTTGATTACCTTGGAAGAGTTGAAAAGTATCCAGGTATCAATATGAAAAGAGAGGTGGCCGATCTTACCATACAGGGGGGAGGACCGGTTGCTACTGCTCTGGTTACCCTTTCGAGACTGGGAGTTTCTACTTCGTTCATTGGTAAAATATCTGATGACTATTTTGGTAAACTTATCCAGGATGGCCTGCGTGAAGAGGGGGTGAATATTGATCACCTGGTAGTCGAAAATGGGAAGAAATCTCAATTTGCGTTTATTCCAATAGAGAAAAAAAGCGGGGAAAGGACCATCTTCTGGTCAAAGGCAACAGTATCACCATTTAGCCCTGAAGAGGTAAATAAGGATTTAATCAGGTGCGCACGGGTTCTTCATCTGGACGAACTTATGATTGAAGGCTCTCTGGAGGCCGCACGGTGTGCCCGGGATGCGGGAGTATTAGTGGCTGTGGATGCAGGCAGCTTCAGAGAGGGATCTCTTGAAGTTGCGGGATTAGCAGATTACTATATAACTTCGGAAGATTTTGTGTGCCAGTTTTACCATAGAGATGCAGCTGAAGAGGCGGCAAGAGAGTTGCTGAAACTTGGGCCGAAGGCTGTTATTGTAACGCTTGGTGATAAGGGGAGTCTCACGGTTACCAACAGGGAGTTTTTTTATCTACCGGCGTTTCAGGTTAAGGCTGTCGATACGACGGGATGTGGAGATGTGTTTCATGGGGCTTTTATCTATGGATTACTGAAAAACTGGGAATTGAGAAGAGCGGTACGATTTGCTTCGGCTGCAGCAGCCCTTAAATGCAGAAAGATAGGTGGCAGAACGGCAATACCCAACCTTCAAGAGGTAAACGGGTTTTTGAAGAATGATGGGCAGGTACGGTAG
- the gspG gene encoding type II secretion system major pseudopilin GspG: MDKKEKKVRRTGVNGFTLIELLIVMVIIGLLAAFIVPKLIGKVGTSKQTAAKAQIELLSTALDMYRLDTGKYPSQEAGMNALITKSDGTKNWNGPYLKKSVIPNDPWGAEYVYKYPGEHGDYDLLSYGADGSEGGTDEDADIVSWE, translated from the coding sequence ATGGATAAAAAGGAAAAAAAAGTGAGGCGTACAGGTGTCAATGGATTTACCTTGATTGAGCTCTTAATAGTGATGGTCATTATAGGCTTGCTGGCGGCATTTATTGTGCCAAAATTAATAGGCAAAGTCGGGACATCAAAACAGACGGCAGCAAAGGCACAGATAGAACTGTTATCCACTGCCTTGGATATGTACAGGTTGGACACGGGTAAATACCCCTCACAGGAAGCGGGTATGAACGCTTTGATTACAAAGTCTGATGGGACAAAAAACTGGAACGGCCCCTATCTGAAGAAAAGTGTAATACCGAATGATCCATGGGGTGCAGAGTACGTTTATAAATATCCGGGCGAGCATGGAGATTATGATTTGCTCTCTTACGGTGCTGATGGCAGCGAAGGTGGAACAGATGAGGATGCTGATATTGTCAGCTGGGAGTAA
- the bioB gene encoding biotin synthase BioB, with the protein MIKFYLGAVEIMNAKIQKIADRAMRGKEISYDDAYFLMTLEENEVYDLFYWANRIRYHFFQNVISYCSIISIKQGGCTEDCTFCSQSSRYKTDISNFPLMKKEEFARAVKGGKKLKADCIGAVTSGYGLDGSKDFDTMCGYIAEMSKEEGVPIHTSVGVITEVMAEKLADSGVEMVNHNLETSESFYPTICTTHSYKERVETIKIAKQAGMAICSGGIFGVGEGVADRLDLAFALKALDVDAIPLNFLNPVSGTPLYLEKSLTPMKILQTIAVFRFIFPDKELKIAGGREANLRDLQSWIFYAGANSTMIGNYLTTKGKTPEDDFQMIKDLGLIVKSNNTADG; encoded by the coding sequence GTGATAAAATTTTATCTCGGTGCTGTTGAAATTATGAATGCAAAGATACAAAAAATTGCGGATAGAGCGATGAGGGGAAAAGAAATTTCTTATGATGATGCATATTTCCTGATGACGTTAGAGGAGAATGAGGTTTACGACCTCTTTTATTGGGCAAACCGTATCCGCTACCACTTCTTCCAGAATGTTATCAGCTATTGTTCGATAATAAGTATCAAACAGGGAGGGTGTACAGAGGATTGTACATTCTGTTCACAGTCAAGTAGATATAAAACAGATATATCAAATTTCCCTTTAATGAAAAAGGAAGAATTTGCCCGGGCAGTTAAAGGCGGAAAAAAATTGAAAGCAGACTGCATCGGAGCGGTAACAAGCGGTTATGGCCTTGATGGCAGCAAAGATTTTGATACAATGTGCGGCTACATAGCTGAGATGTCAAAGGAAGAGGGGGTGCCGATACACACTTCTGTTGGCGTTATTACAGAAGTAATGGCTGAAAAGCTTGCAGACAGCGGAGTTGAAATGGTAAACCATAATCTTGAGACTTCAGAGAGTTTTTATCCAACTATATGTACCACGCACTCTTATAAAGAAAGGGTAGAGACAATCAAGATCGCAAAACAGGCCGGTATGGCAATATGCAGTGGAGGCATATTCGGAGTGGGAGAGGGTGTTGCGGATAGGCTCGATTTGGCTTTTGCATTGAAGGCGCTTGATGTAGATGCGATACCGCTCAATTTCCTTAATCCGGTTTCCGGTACACCCTTGTATCTGGAAAAATCATTAACGCCCATGAAGATTCTCCAGACCATCGCTGTCTTTCGCTTCATATTTCCAGACAAGGAGCTAAAGATTGCAGGGGGAAGAGAGGCAAATTTACGTGATCTGCAGAGCTGGATTTTTTACGCAGGTGCAAACAGCACCATGATCGGTAATTACCTGACTACAAAGGGGAAAACACCAGAGGATGATTTTCAAATGATAAAGGATCTGGGCCTGATAGTGAAAAGTAACAACACAGCAGATGGCTAG